One Gloeobacter morelensis MG652769 DNA window includes the following coding sequences:
- a CDS encoding HEAT repeat domain-containing protein, whose amino-acid sequence MADVKRIEALASLLANSGRVGQVRAALELVDIGGPQAEQALLSALSNGDEHSRATTVMALAKLKSQAAVGRLEQMLKGNAFGFGKDSSAEVRQSCAFALGELANRKSVKALEIAAGRDEDSMVRAECESTLERLGASVR is encoded by the coding sequence ATGGCAGACGTAAAACGGATTGAAGCCCTAGCTTCGCTGCTGGCCAACAGTGGCCGCGTCGGTCAGGTCCGCGCCGCTCTCGAACTGGTCGACATCGGGGGTCCGCAGGCCGAGCAAGCCCTACTGTCCGCCCTCAGCAACGGCGACGAGCATTCCCGGGCGACCACGGTGATGGCACTGGCCAAGCTCAAGTCCCAGGCCGCGGTGGGTCGCCTTGAGCAGATGCTCAAGGGCAACGCCTTCGGCTTCGGCAAAGATTCGTCCGCCGAGGTCCGCCAGTCCTGTGCCTTTGCTTTGGGCGAACTGGCCAACCGCAAGTCCGTCAAGGCGCTCGAAATCGCCGCCGGCCGCGACGAAGACAGCATGGTGCGCGCCGAGTGCGAATCGACCCTGGAGCGCCTCGGGGCCTCTGTGCGCTAG
- a CDS encoding PAP/fibrillin family protein, translating into MEQGPSKQPSGSDALKAALLRQVVRPQPSLLDLQPLIARLQQSWQPPSTGEALAAMLDGLWQLRYTTANALSRLGLDDLPGVERRRTYQFVDAANSRLYNLAEVELAGGLARGTILVRAALRLGAVPRVHVHFERSALIWGGIDEFGTAEEAIGRLDAGEGVGIRFDVRSEGSVDTLYIDTDLRIALGNRGTIFILTRP; encoded by the coding sequence GTGGAACAAGGACCAAGCAAGCAGCCGTCCGGCAGCGACGCGCTCAAAGCGGCATTGCTCCGGCAGGTAGTCAGGCCGCAACCGAGCCTGCTCGATCTGCAGCCGTTGATCGCCCGATTGCAGCAAAGCTGGCAGCCCCCTTCGACGGGCGAAGCTTTGGCCGCCATGCTCGACGGCCTTTGGCAGCTGCGCTATACCACCGCCAATGCCCTTTCCAGGCTCGGTCTGGACGATCTGCCGGGGGTGGAGCGCCGCCGCACCTATCAGTTTGTCGATGCGGCCAATAGCCGACTGTACAACCTGGCGGAGGTGGAACTGGCCGGGGGGCTTGCGCGGGGCACGATCCTGGTGCGCGCCGCTTTGCGCCTGGGCGCAGTGCCCCGGGTACACGTGCACTTTGAGCGCTCCGCACTGATCTGGGGCGGTATCGACGAATTTGGCACCGCCGAGGAGGCTATCGGTCGCCTGGATGCAGGGGAAGGTGTGGGAATACGCTTCGATGTGCGCAGCGAAGGGAGCGTCGATACGCTCTACATCGACACCGACTTGCGCATTGCCCTCGGCAATCGCGGCACGATATTTATTCTGACCCGACCCTAA
- a CDS encoding S41 family peptidase codes for MQKFLAAVLVLVLALGAARPVTAYPPIDRDQPDLAIDGQTRAVVIEKMLVALERGYVFPEVAARLVADIRRRGQKQEYENIASARILAAVLTDNLQQLSRDRHLRVVYSHKPLSTWQHSAWTQRFNSWRNHGFQKVERLAGNIGYLELRGFIAPDQAAETAAAAMRFVAHTDALIVDLRANGGGSPRMVALLTSYLLDGKPVHLNTIYARPTDSKSETWTSADLPAPRFSGKEVYLLTSRKTFSAAEEFAYNLKALGRVTVVGETTAGGAHPGSLERLDEHFGVFVPYARSVSPITGTNWEGTGVAPDLAVPADLALKTAHIAAMEKVLARSSDEFASDDLRKSIAAAQVELDELKKKLASEPIDRERSSTSISRR; via the coding sequence ATGCAAAAGTTTCTTGCTGCTGTACTGGTTCTCGTCCTTGCCCTCGGTGCTGCCCGACCCGTGACGGCCTACCCTCCCATCGACCGAGATCAGCCGGATCTGGCTATCGATGGGCAGACCCGCGCGGTGGTGATCGAGAAAATGCTGGTGGCGCTGGAGCGCGGCTACGTCTTTCCGGAGGTGGCGGCGCGGCTTGTGGCCGATATCCGCCGGCGTGGGCAGAAGCAAGAGTACGAAAACATTGCCAGTGCCCGCATCCTGGCGGCGGTGCTCACCGACAATCTGCAGCAACTCAGCCGCGATCGGCACCTGCGGGTCGTCTACAGCCACAAACCCCTCTCGACTTGGCAACACTCAGCCTGGACCCAGCGGTTCAACAGTTGGCGCAACCACGGTTTTCAAAAAGTTGAACGCCTGGCGGGCAACATCGGCTATCTCGAACTGCGCGGCTTTATTGCCCCGGATCAGGCGGCTGAGACGGCGGCGGCGGCGATGCGCTTTGTGGCCCACACCGACGCCCTCATCGTCGATCTGCGCGCCAACGGCGGCGGCAGCCCCCGGATGGTGGCGCTGCTGACCTCCTATTTGCTCGACGGCAAACCCGTCCACCTCAACACGATCTACGCGCGCCCCACCGACAGCAAAAGCGAGACCTGGACGAGCGCCGATCTGCCCGCGCCACGATTTTCAGGCAAGGAGGTCTACCTGCTCACCAGCCGCAAGACCTTCTCGGCCGCCGAAGAATTTGCCTACAACCTCAAGGCTCTGGGCCGGGTCACCGTTGTCGGCGAGACCACCGCCGGGGGCGCCCATCCGGGCAGTCTAGAACGGTTGGACGAACACTTTGGCGTCTTCGTCCCCTACGCCCGTTCGGTGAGCCCGATCACCGGCACCAACTGGGAAGGCACCGGGGTGGCTCCCGACCTCGCCGTCCCGGCCGACTTGGCCCTCAAGACCGCCCACATCGCCGCGATGGAAAAAGTGCTCGCCCGCAGCAGCGACGAATTTGCCAGCGACGACCTGCGCAAATCGATCGCCGCTGCCCAAGTAGAACTCGATGAACTCAAGAAAAAGCTCGCCTCGGAGCCGATCGATAGAGAGAGGTCTTCAACATCAATAAGTCGCCGCTAA
- the cobJ gene encoding precorrin-3B C(17)-methyltransferase encodes MTQPRPVYLIAPTLAGRKLAQALQALLPEAVLWERPLGALESVWREAGQLVFVLAVGAVVRLIAPLLADKRTDPGVVAIDEAGRFAVSLSGGHVGGADALAERIAALLSATAVLTGAGGRHGLPPVDLLGKAYGWRAGEACDWNRVAALAAAGEPVQVVQECGLDLWRAALPENHPFVDAAAAGRLWISHRLPEVGTLPTVRWHPRVIWLGVGCERGIAADFLEQSIRQALAGAGLAFEAVAGIASLDIKADEAGLLAVAERHGWPVRFFDAAALARCPVPNPSQAVADCVGTASVAEAAALLAGEALQLVAPKRVFKAAGAGACTVAAAVALQEFNPAPGRLLLIGSGPGALDQVTPAARAALGAAQVVIGYQLYIDLIRPLLAPTQIVETSPITQEVARAERAIALAKRGLAVAVISSGDAGIYGMAGLVFERLARGGWNGQAPAVDVLPGITALQAAAARVGAPLMHDFCAISLSDLLTPWQTICTRLEAAARADFVVALYNPRSASRTQQIAQAREILLAHRDPATPVALVRCAYRPDEQVSLHTLADLPLESVDMLTTVLIGNRATFRRGDRLITPRGYPHP; translated from the coding sequence GTGACTCAGCCCAGACCTGTGTACCTGATTGCTCCCACCCTGGCGGGGCGTAAACTGGCCCAGGCCCTGCAGGCGCTGTTGCCCGAAGCAGTGCTCTGGGAGCGACCGCTCGGCGCACTGGAAAGCGTCTGGCGCGAGGCGGGGCAACTGGTGTTTGTGCTGGCGGTTGGGGCGGTGGTGCGGCTGATTGCGCCCCTGCTTGCCGACAAGCGCACCGATCCGGGCGTAGTGGCGATAGACGAGGCGGGGCGCTTTGCTGTGAGCTTGAGCGGGGGCCACGTCGGGGGAGCGGATGCCCTGGCTGAGCGGATCGCCGCACTGCTGAGCGCCACGGCCGTGCTCACCGGTGCCGGCGGCCGCCACGGCCTGCCGCCGGTCGACTTGTTGGGCAAAGCCTACGGCTGGCGGGCCGGGGAGGCTTGCGACTGGAACCGCGTGGCGGCCCTGGCGGCGGCGGGGGAGCCGGTGCAGGTGGTGCAGGAGTGCGGCCTCGACCTGTGGCGCGCCGCTCTGCCCGAGAATCACCCGTTTGTGGATGCCGCGGCGGCAGGCAGGTTGTGGATCAGCCACCGGCTGCCGGAGGTCGGTACCCTGCCCACGGTGCGCTGGCATCCGCGGGTGATCTGGCTGGGGGTTGGCTGCGAGCGGGGGATCGCCGCCGACTTTCTCGAGCAATCGATCCGGCAGGCGCTGGCCGGTGCGGGGCTGGCCTTCGAGGCGGTGGCGGGGATTGCCAGTCTGGATATCAAAGCCGACGAAGCGGGACTGCTGGCGGTGGCCGAGCGCCACGGCTGGCCCGTCCGCTTTTTCGACGCTGCTGCGCTAGCCCGCTGCCCGGTGCCCAACCCTTCGCAGGCCGTGGCGGACTGTGTGGGGACTGCCTCGGTGGCCGAGGCTGCGGCGCTGTTGGCGGGCGAGGCTTTGCAACTGGTGGCCCCCAAGCGCGTATTTAAGGCGGCCGGAGCGGGCGCCTGCACGGTAGCCGCCGCCGTCGCCCTTCAGGAATTTAACCCGGCGCCGGGCAGACTGCTGCTGATTGGCAGCGGCCCAGGAGCGCTCGATCAAGTTACCCCCGCTGCCCGCGCTGCCCTGGGAGCGGCCCAGGTGGTGATTGGCTATCAACTCTATATCGATCTCATTCGGCCGCTGCTTGCACCCACCCAGATCGTCGAGACCAGCCCAATTACCCAGGAGGTGGCGCGCGCCGAGCGGGCTATCGCCCTGGCGAAGCGAGGTCTGGCGGTGGCGGTCATCTCCAGCGGCGATGCGGGTATCTACGGCATGGCCGGGCTGGTGTTTGAGCGGCTGGCCCGGGGCGGTTGGAACGGCCAAGCTCCCGCCGTGGATGTCCTGCCCGGAATTACCGCCCTGCAAGCCGCCGCCGCCCGCGTCGGCGCCCCGCTGATGCACGACTTTTGCGCCATCAGCCTCTCGGACCTGCTCACGCCCTGGCAGACGATCTGCACCCGGCTTGAAGCCGCCGCCCGGGCCGATTTTGTCGTCGCCCTCTACAACCCCCGCTCCGCTTCGCGCACCCAACAAATTGCCCAGGCGCGCGAAATCCTGCTCGCCCACCGCGATCCGGCTACCCCCGTCGCCCTGGTGCGCTGCGCCTACCGCCCCGACGAGCAGGTGAGCCTGCACACCCTGGCTGATCTCCCTTTGGAATCCGTCGACATGCTTACCACGGTCCTCATCGGCAACCGCGCCACCTTCCGCCGGGGCGACCGGCTGATCACCCCCCGGGGCTACCCGCATCCCTAG